The following are from one region of the Methylophilus sp. DW102 genome:
- the feoB gene encoding ferrous iron transport protein B — MKRVALLGMPNTGKSTLFNRLSGASARVGNWPGITVDLMSAKLLLGGHIAELIDLPGLYDLHGFSDDEHVVRHFLSHHQIDLVLIILNSAQIDRQLSLALQIRALGLPAVLLLNMEDEAKRAGITINTQAMSKQLGMPVRTISAKYGQGCPEALQLAAETMLQHPNLTSPDSIARKLELENAIEQEMHHIIDQSVQFPIQLNHTLTDRLDKVLLHPWFGLPLFLLSVFLLFQFIFSVGAPLQEGMGWLFDTLRSQALEPALAFLPGWLNGLLLDGLYTGFSTVAAFVPIIVLFFLVMSMVEDSGYLSRAAFLMDTLMAKMGLDGRGFVMMLMGFGCNVPALMGTRVMRSRPMRLLTMLTIPLSLCSARLQVFLFIIAILFPPSQAALVLFSLYLVSFATIFITAVLFKRSFQSREPFVLELPPYRFPTPQQIWMRGWQEVKHFLARATKFIVIGVVLVWLLTHLPFSATPASPETWAGSIGRFFAPVLDPIGIDTQLAIALIFGFVAKEIVVGSLAVIYGLQGDALSQQIASNIDWVQGMSFMLFTLIYTPCLSTIATLKSESKSSGFMWLSLAWSLMLAWLVSFAFYQTARALGY, encoded by the coding sequence ATGAAACGTGTCGCCTTACTTGGGATGCCGAATACCGGCAAATCCACCCTGTTTAACCGCCTGAGTGGTGCGTCTGCGCGCGTCGGCAACTGGCCTGGCATCACGGTCGACCTGATGAGTGCCAAGCTGCTGCTGGGGGGACATATTGCCGAGCTCATCGATTTACCCGGCCTGTATGATTTGCACGGCTTTTCTGATGATGAACACGTGGTCAGGCATTTCCTGAGCCATCACCAGATTGACCTGGTGCTGATTATCCTCAACAGTGCGCAAATCGACCGCCAGCTTTCACTGGCCTTGCAAATCCGCGCCTTGGGCTTGCCTGCAGTCCTGTTGCTCAATATGGAGGATGAGGCCAAACGGGCCGGCATCACCATCAATACCCAGGCCATGAGCAAGCAGCTAGGCATGCCGGTGCGTACCATTAGCGCCAAGTACGGGCAAGGCTGCCCAGAAGCGCTACAGCTGGCAGCAGAGACCATGCTGCAACACCCTAATCTGACCTCGCCTGACAGTATTGCCCGCAAGCTCGAACTCGAGAATGCCATTGAGCAGGAAATGCACCACATTATCGATCAGAGCGTGCAGTTTCCTATTCAACTGAACCACACACTCACCGACCGTCTCGATAAGGTTCTGCTCCATCCCTGGTTTGGGCTGCCGCTGTTTTTGCTGTCCGTATTTTTGCTGTTCCAGTTTATTTTCAGTGTAGGCGCACCTTTGCAAGAAGGCATGGGCTGGCTGTTTGACACGCTGCGTAGCCAGGCGCTGGAACCAGCTTTGGCCTTCTTGCCGGGCTGGCTCAACGGGCTGTTGCTGGACGGCTTGTATACCGGGTTTAGTACGGTGGCCGCTTTTGTGCCCATCATTGTGCTATTTTTCCTGGTCATGAGCATGGTGGAAGACAGCGGCTATCTCTCACGCGCGGCTTTTCTCATGGATACGCTGATGGCCAAAATGGGACTGGATGGCCGTGGCTTTGTCATGATGCTGATGGGGTTTGGCTGCAATGTGCCCGCACTCATGGGGACTCGCGTCATGCGCAGCCGCCCCATGCGTTTACTGACCATGCTGACGATACCGCTGTCACTGTGCTCAGCCAGATTACAGGTATTTTTATTTATCATCGCCATTCTGTTCCCGCCGTCACAAGCCGCGTTGGTCCTGTTTTCGCTGTATCTGGTCAGTTTTGCCACCATTTTTATCACGGCGGTCCTGTTCAAACGCAGCTTTCAAAGCCGCGAGCCCTTTGTGCTTGAGCTGCCGCCTTATCGCTTCCCTACCCCACAACAAATCTGGATGCGTGGCTGGCAAGAGGTGAAACACTTTTTGGCACGCGCCACCAAGTTTATTGTGATTGGGGTGGTGCTGGTCTGGCTACTCACGCATTTACCTTTTTCTGCCACGCCAGCCAGCCCTGAAACCTGGGCCGGGAGCATAGGCCGCTTTTTCGCGCCCGTGCTGGACCCCATTGGCATTGACACCCAACTGGCGATTGCCCTGATTTTTGGTTTTGTTGCCAAAGAAATCGTGGTCGGCTCACTGGCCGTGATTTATGGCCTGCAAGGGGATGCGCTCAGCCAACAAATTGCCAGCAATATCGACTGGGTACAAGGCATGAGCTTTATGCTGTTTACACTGATTTATACGCCCTGCCTGTCGACCATCGCCACACTTAAATCCGAAAGTAAAAGCAGCGGTTTTATGTGGCTGTCTTTGGCGTGGTCCCTGATGCTGGCATGGCTGGTCAGCTTTGCCTTTTACCAAACGGCTCGTGCACTTGGCTATTGA
- a CDS encoding PepSY domain-containing protein, translating into MNKSLVIAAVAALFSLSAQANNHSHNGPMEKCMKAALAKHPGKVVSLEAEIEKGRGAIYEFDIVGTDGKEWEVECEAKTGKVFEEEVDVDPNSDEFKSKAKVTMEQAKKTALDKYPGDVESIEYELENGNPVYEFDIKQANGKEIEVEVDAVTGKIGETEEEVYEIGKD; encoded by the coding sequence ATGAACAAGTCTTTAGTGATTGCAGCCGTTGCCGCTTTGTTCAGCCTGTCTGCACAGGCTAACAACCACAGCCATAATGGCCCGATGGAAAAATGCATGAAAGCCGCATTGGCCAAACATCCGGGCAAAGTCGTCTCACTGGAAGCCGAGATTGAAAAAGGCCGTGGTGCGATTTATGAGTTCGACATTGTCGGCACCGATGGCAAAGAATGGGAAGTAGAATGTGAAGCCAAAACTGGCAAGGTATTTGAAGAAGAAGTGGATGTTGACCCTAACAGCGACGAATTCAAATCCAAAGCCAAAGTGACGATGGAACAAGCCAAGAAAACTGCGCTGGACAAATATCCAGGTGACGTGGAAAGCATCGAATATGAGCTTGAAAACGGCAACCCTGTCTATGAGTTTGATATCAAGCAAGCCAACGGCAAGGAAATTGAAGTCGAAGTTGATGCAGTGACCGGCAAAATTGGTGAAACCGAAGAAGAAGTCTACGAAATCGGCAAAGACTAA
- the purL gene encoding phosphoribosylformylglycinamidine synthase, producing MSSQAQFLSLRGSAALSQFRLDKLYRALKASAPNIAHIYTEFVHFAFSESALSVSEQDTLRQILTYGPHTDIESPTGELLLVIPRIGTISPWASRATDIAHNCGLGHLLRLERGIAYYVTTANGQALTEAEKQALRTAIQDRMTETVVYQLADAEKLYHHADPKPLSSVDILAGGKAALEAANSEMGLALSPDEVDYLLENYRKMGRNPTDVELMMFAQANSEHCRHKIFNADWVIDGVQQELSLFNMIRNTHKLNPGNTVVAYSDNSSIVQGQKTKRFYPAADHSYQFVEDDMHYLMKVETHNHPTAISPFAGAATGAGGEIRDEGATGIGSKPKAGLTGFSVSNLNLPDFKQPWETNYGKPGRIASPLQIMIDGPLGGAAYNNEFGRPNIAGYFRTFELETPAADGKREMRGYHKPIMLAGGVGNISDSHSHKNSIPPGSALIQLGGPAMLIGLGGGAASSMDTGANTENLDFDSVQRGNPELQRRAQEVIDRCWQMGDNNPILSIHDVGAGGISNAFPELVNDAKVGAVFQLRDVHNEEPGMSPRELWSNEAQERYVLAVTQDQLPLFEAICERERCPFAVVGVTTEERHLTVEDRHFDNKPVDMDLSVLLGKPPKMLRDVKSVNKTLPAFDTGNVVLHDAVSRVLRLPGVADKTFLITIGDRSVTGLIARDQMVGPWQVPVSNVAVTCAGFETNIGEAFAIGEKAPLALIDAPASGRMAIGEAITNIAAAAISDIGNLKLSANWMAPAGHAGEDAALYATVKTVGMELCPALGISIPVGKDSMSMKTVWQDQGENKAVTAPISLVISAFANTPDVRKTLTPQLRTDLGDSQLILIDLGNGKNRMGGSALAQVYQQLGNSVPDVDQPAQVKAFFAAIQQLNHEGKLLAYHDRSDGGLFVTLAEMAFAGHCGLNLDLSALAGDNIALLFNEELGAVLQVRASDTATIVQQLQQQLGDCVHAIGHVTAGQDIVIALKQARYQASRIDLHRMWSETTYRMQSLRDNPACAQQEYDRILNADDAGLHAQLTFDLNDNIAAPYINTGKRPNMAILREQGVNGQTEMAAAFDRAGFNSVDVHMSDIISGRVALKDFAGLVACGGFSYGDVLGAGEGWAKSILFNARARDEFSAFFNRADTFALGVCNGCQMMSNLHSIIPGAAHWPHFVRNKSEQFEARVALVEILASPSIFFDGMAGSRMPIAVAHGEGFTEFTDAGAVTSVLQQQLATVRYVDHAAQATEVYPFNPNGSPQGLTGFTTQDGRFSIMMPHPERVFRAVQHSWRPDGWQEDGPWMRMFRNARKFVG from the coding sequence ATGTCTAGTCAAGCGCAATTCCTTAGCCTGCGCGGCAGCGCCGCCCTCTCTCAATTCCGTCTCGATAAACTGTATCGCGCCCTCAAAGCCAGCGCACCGAATATCGCCCATATTTACACCGAATTCGTGCACTTTGCGTTTAGCGAGTCCGCCTTGAGCGTGAGCGAGCAAGACACCCTGCGCCAGATTCTGACTTACGGACCGCACACGGATATCGAGTCCCCGACAGGCGAGTTGCTGCTGGTGATTCCGAGGATAGGCACGATTTCGCCCTGGGCCTCACGCGCGACGGATATTGCACACAACTGTGGCCTGGGTCATCTGCTGCGTCTGGAGCGTGGCATTGCCTATTACGTGACCACTGCGAACGGACAGGCATTGACCGAAGCTGAGAAGCAAGCCTTGCGCACTGCCATCCAGGACCGCATGACAGAAACGGTGGTCTACCAGCTGGCGGATGCAGAAAAACTCTACCACCATGCCGACCCTAAACCTTTATCCAGTGTGGATATTTTAGCTGGCGGCAAAGCGGCGCTTGAAGCTGCCAATAGCGAGATGGGTTTAGCCTTGTCGCCAGACGAGGTGGATTACCTGCTGGAAAACTACCGCAAAATGGGCCGCAACCCGACCGATGTCGAACTGATGATGTTCGCCCAAGCGAACTCCGAGCATTGCCGCCACAAGATTTTCAATGCAGACTGGGTGATTGATGGCGTACAGCAAGAGCTGTCGCTGTTCAACATGATCCGCAACACACACAAACTCAATCCTGGCAACACCGTGGTTGCCTACTCTGACAACAGCTCAATTGTACAAGGCCAGAAAACCAAGCGTTTTTATCCGGCAGCCGATCACAGCTACCAGTTTGTCGAAGACGACATGCATTATCTGATGAAGGTGGAAACGCATAACCACCCCACTGCCATTTCACCCTTTGCCGGGGCTGCGACTGGGGCAGGCGGTGAAATCCGTGATGAAGGCGCCACCGGCATAGGCTCTAAGCCGAAAGCAGGCTTGACCGGCTTCTCGGTCTCCAACCTGAACCTGCCTGACTTTAAACAGCCTTGGGAAACCAATTACGGCAAACCTGGCCGTATCGCCAGCCCGTTGCAAATCATGATAGACGGTCCTTTAGGCGGGGCTGCTTATAACAACGAATTTGGCCGCCCCAATATTGCCGGTTACTTCCGTACCTTTGAACTCGAAACGCCTGCCGCCGATGGCAAGCGCGAAATGCGTGGCTATCACAAGCCGATCATGCTGGCGGGTGGGGTCGGCAATATCTCTGACAGCCACAGTCATAAAAACAGCATTCCCCCCGGCTCAGCCCTGATTCAGCTGGGCGGCCCGGCCATGTTGATTGGCCTTGGCGGCGGCGCGGCCTCCAGTATGGATACCGGCGCCAACACGGAAAACCTGGACTTTGACTCTGTACAACGCGGCAACCCGGAGTTGCAACGCCGTGCGCAAGAGGTGATTGATCGTTGCTGGCAAATGGGCGATAACAACCCGATTTTGAGCATCCACGACGTGGGTGCCGGTGGTATTTCCAACGCCTTCCCTGAGCTGGTCAATGATGCCAAAGTCGGCGCCGTGTTCCAGTTGCGTGATGTACATAATGAAGAGCCTGGCATGAGTCCGCGCGAACTGTGGAGCAACGAAGCGCAAGAGCGCTATGTTCTCGCCGTCACGCAAGACCAGTTGCCCTTATTTGAAGCAATTTGTGAACGCGAACGTTGTCCGTTTGCCGTCGTCGGCGTCACCACGGAAGAACGTCATCTGACGGTGGAAGACCGTCATTTTGACAACAAGCCGGTGGATATGGATCTGTCTGTTCTGCTGGGCAAACCCCCAAAAATGCTGCGTGATGTCAAATCCGTGAACAAGACGCTGCCAGCGTTTGATACCGGCAACGTGGTATTGCATGATGCCGTGTCGCGTGTACTGCGCTTACCGGGTGTGGCAGATAAAACCTTCCTGATTACCATTGGTGACCGTAGCGTGACCGGCCTCATCGCCCGCGATCAAATGGTCGGCCCGTGGCAAGTGCCCGTCAGCAACGTGGCGGTGACCTGTGCCGGGTTTGAAACCAATATCGGCGAAGCATTTGCCATCGGGGAAAAGGCGCCCTTGGCGCTGATCGACGCACCGGCTTCCGGCCGCATGGCCATTGGTGAAGCCATCACCAACATTGCCGCCGCCGCAATCAGTGACATTGGCAACCTCAAGCTGTCCGCTAACTGGATGGCACCTGCCGGTCATGCCGGTGAAGATGCCGCGCTGTATGCCACCGTGAAAACCGTGGGCATGGAATTATGTCCGGCGCTCGGCATCAGCATCCCGGTCGGCAAAGACTCCATGAGTATGAAAACGGTCTGGCAAGATCAAGGTGAAAACAAAGCAGTCACAGCCCCCATCTCACTGGTAATTTCTGCCTTTGCCAACACGCCAGATGTGCGTAAAACCCTGACGCCGCAACTGCGCACTGATCTCGGCGACAGTCAGCTGATCCTGATCGACCTGGGCAATGGCAAAAACCGCATGGGCGGCTCGGCTTTGGCTCAAGTCTATCAACAGTTAGGCAACAGCGTGCCCGATGTCGACCAACCGGCACAAGTGAAAGCATTTTTTGCCGCGATCCAGCAACTGAATCACGAAGGCAAACTACTGGCTTATCATGACCGCTCAGATGGTGGCCTGTTTGTCACACTGGCAGAAATGGCGTTTGCCGGTCATTGTGGCCTCAATCTTGACCTCAGCGCCCTGGCTGGCGACAACATTGCCCTGCTGTTTAACGAAGAATTGGGGGCGGTACTGCAAGTGCGCGCCAGCGATACGGCAACCATCGTCCAGCAATTGCAACAGCAGTTGGGTGACTGTGTGCACGCCATCGGCCACGTCACTGCCGGCCAGGACATTGTCATCGCGCTTAAACAGGCACGCTACCAGGCATCACGCATCGACCTGCACCGTATGTGGTCTGAAACCACTTACCGCATGCAGAGCCTGCGTGATAACCCGGCCTGTGCCCAGCAGGAATATGACCGCATCCTGAATGCCGACGATGCCGGTTTGCATGCGCAGCTGACTTTTGACCTCAACGACAATATTGCGGCACCATATATCAACACCGGCAAACGCCCCAACATGGCGATTTTGCGTGAGCAAGGTGTCAACGGGCAGACCGAAATGGCGGCTGCGTTTGACCGCGCAGGTTTTAACAGCGTCGATGTGCATATGAGCGACATCATCAGCGGCCGTGTGGCACTCAAGGATTTCGCAGGCTTGGTGGCTTGCGGTGGCTTCTCTTATGGGGACGTACTTGGTGCAGGCGAAGGCTGGGCCAAGTCCATCCTGTTCAACGCGCGGGCACGCGATGAATTTAGCGCCTTCTTTAACCGTGCAGACACCTTTGCACTGGGCGTCTGTAATGGTTGCCAGATGATGAGTAACCTGCACAGCATTATTCCAGGCGCCGCGCACTGGCCGCACTTTGTGCGCAACAAGTCCGAACAGTTTGAAGCACGCGTTGCCCTGGTCGAGATTCTGGCCTCGCCGTCTATCTTCTTTGACGGCATGGCAGGCAGCCGCATGCCGATTGCTGTGGCACATGGCGAAGGGTTTACGGAATTTACTGATGCGGGCGCGGTCACAAGTGTGCTACAACAGCAACTGGCAACCGTGCGTTATGTGGACCATGCTGCGCAAGCGACCGAAGTTTACCCGTTTAACCCGAATGGTTCTCCTCAGGGCTTGACCGGGTTTACTACGCAAGATGGTCGTTTCAGCATCATGATGCCACATCCTGAACGTGTGTTTAGAGCGGTACAGCATTCCTGGCGGCCAGATGGCTGGCAGGAAGATGGTCCCTGGATGCGCATGTTCAGAAACGCACGTAAGTTTGTAGGTTAA
- a CDS encoding ankyrin repeat domain-containing protein, which produces MKSIKFLLALCSLSFALQAFALTDDEYMEFTEALTGGNIKVVKKFVEADPSLVNQKFFAWEPLQMSASKGKLDVVKYLVSKGADLNYVHPASRNTAFHMAAFIGDTETMKYLASAGADVNKKLKGDVSLIRYFREENNQKMVDLLTQLGTKDDGCQEEKCF; this is translated from the coding sequence ATGAAATCAATTAAGTTTTTACTGGCCTTGTGTTCACTGTCATTTGCCTTGCAAGCGTTTGCATTGACCGATGATGAATATATGGAGTTTACCGAGGCGCTGACGGGTGGCAATATCAAAGTCGTGAAAAAGTTTGTCGAAGCTGACCCTTCATTGGTCAACCAGAAGTTCTTTGCCTGGGAACCCCTGCAAATGTCCGCATCCAAAGGCAAGCTGGATGTGGTGAAATACCTGGTTTCCAAAGGGGCGGATCTGAACTATGTGCATCCGGCCAGCCGCAATACCGCGTTTCATATGGCCGCATTTATTGGCGATACTGAAACCATGAAATATCTGGCCTCTGCAGGCGCAGATGTAAACAAGAAACTCAAAGGCGATGTTTCGCTGATTCGTTACTTCAGAGAAGAAAATAACCAGAAAATGGTAGATTTACTGACCCAGTTAGGCACCAAAGATGATGGCTGCCAGGAAGAAAAATGCTTCTAA